The genomic interval AACAGTTCGTGCAGAGTTTTGAACGCCAGGGAGGCCGATACCTCGGGGGAAGGGAAATTACAGAGGTTCGCTGGGACAATGTGGCCCATGTCGTCACTCGATTGAGCGACGGGACCACAATCAAAAGCGAGAAAATGCTCGTCGCCCTGGGTCGGCAATCGAACGTCGAGGACTTAAATCTCTCGGCAGCCAAAATCAGCGTCTCGGAGAAAGGTCTCATTCCCACAAATCAATACTGCCAGACGGATATCGCCCACATTTATGCGGTTGGCGATATGGCGGTGGGCCCCGCTCTCGCCTCAAAGGCAATGGAAGAAGGTCGGCGAGCCGTTCGCCACGCCTTGAACCTCCCAGTCGGCGATGCTGCGTCAACAATCCCTATGGGTATCTATACGATTCCGGAAATGGCCAGCATTGGGCTTGATGAGAAGAGCGCTCGGGAGCGATATAAAGACCCTCTGATCGGGCGAGCGAAGTTTGAAGAAGTGGCTCGCGCCCAAATATCCGGGGCCGGCCACGGGTTACTGAAGATGGTCGCTGATCCTGAAGGAGAGCATCTTCTGGGCGTCCAGGTCGTCGGAGATTCTGCAACAGAGCTGGTACATATCGGACAGTTGGCGCTTCAAAGCTCTGCCACAATTGAATCGTTTATCGACAACATCTTCAATTTCCCGACCTATGCAGAAGCCTACCGAATTGCCGCCCTCGACATTCTAGGGCAGGTTGCAAAGCGACGAGCGGCCAAAGCAGCGTAGCACAAACTCCCTTCTCGCCTCGCGATCTGAAGCTCATGCCACACCTACAGTACGTGTTGGACGCCTCACGTCCTTATGCCAGCGCTCCGTGGAAGATTACTCGTCGAGAGGCATAGCCAAAACATCATGCGACTTCGGTGTCTTCGTGATGTCGTTGGAACGGATGCACCTTTAACTCTCTGATCATGTGGTGGAGCCTGGCCCATTCATCTGGACTGAGGTTGACGAATTCGCACCCAAAACTGCCTGCTCGACACCAACGCACAACCGCCTGGGAAATGTGAATGGGTGGTTCGTGATCAGATGCATGGATGCGCAGTTGGAGGGCCGTCCCAGGCTTCACTTCAACAAGGCTGAAGACACGGCAGCCTCGGACGGAAAGATCGTTAAGGGTGCCGTCGCCGGATACAACATTTGCCGAGCTAAATGAACTTCGAAAGACAACCGGAAACCGAGTATCTTTTCGTTGTTCCATGAATGCGACCTTACAATGGTAAGTGCCTACCTTGTATATCGCCGATCACACGCAATCCCGCTACTGTTTTTTCGATTTTTGCACGATCGATGAAGTCGACAACTCCAGATGGATTCATGTCGGAAGTCTCTTCCGATTCGCCATGGCCACATCGACTCAACCGGGAATACGACAGGATACCCGCACGCGAACTATGAAGCGAACGGAGAGTGGGACAGCTAGTAATCTAACCGCGGGGGAAGTCTGCGGCTAGTCGAGTTCAAACACCTTCGGGAAGTTGGTGAGGTTTCGGCAGCCATCCTTCGTCACCAAGACCATGTCTTCGATTCGCACGGCTCCCAGTCCGGGGTAGTATAACCCTGGCTCAACGGTGACAACGTGGCCTTCCTGAAGAAGCGACCCGGTTCGGCTGATGCGTGGCGCTTCGTGTATATCGAGTCCTACCCCATGCCCCGTGCCATGAAAATAGCCTTGCATCCGTCCGTTGATCAAACCAGTCTTGTATCCAGCCTTTTCAAAACGTGAGCAAATGCCTTGATGAATCTTAATCCCATCGGCGCCGTCTTTGATCTTCGTGATCGCCTCTTCTTGGGCGTCCTTCACAATGCCGTACAACCGCTTCAACTCAGGCGAGACAGTCCCACGAATCACGGTGCGAGACATGTCCGCAAAATAGCGGCTTGTTGCGGATCGGGGGAAGACATCAAAAATGATGCTGCGATGGGCCGGTAACGGTCCACTGCCCTCGTCGTGCGGATCACAGGCCTGTTCGCCTCCCGCAACGATCGTGTGCTGTGCTACGCAGTTGCGTTCCATGAGTTTCACATTGATCAGCTGCTTAACCCGTTCAGACGTTAAGACCGCTCCATCACTCCAGAGCGCTCCCTCCCGGATGGTTGCCCGGCGGAGCAGGTCGTGGGCTGAGGCGACGGCTTCTTCAGTGGCGCGTTGGGATAGCTCAATATGTTGCACTTCTTCCGCGCTTTTCATCACACGCTGTTCATAAAACGGATCACGCTTCGGCTTGAGGCTGTACCCTAATTCCTGTAAACGTGTGGCGTAGATAAAAGGAAAATTGGCGGGTACCAGTAACCGACGGACTTTTAGTTCTTTTAAGACCACGTGCACCACATCGATCGTCAGCGGCTGTTTAATCCCTTGTCTCTTGGCCTTCCGCTCGATCTCAGAATAGGACAGCACGCGATCCACAGTAGCCTGAGTTTTGGCGCGATCCATCTCAAGATCGCTCATGACCATCATCCGCTCGCCTTTCACTTCTAGATAGATAAACGGATCGGGGGCGATGAATCGTGTCGCATAGTAGAGATTAGAATCGTACTCGCTGGCAGCGATGAACAGCGTCGCTGCTTCTGTATGAGAGGCTGTGGTGCGTTTCATCGGAGGGTGACCGGAATAAGGATAATCAGAGTGATCTCATACTCAAATTGAAGCTCGCGGCATGGCCATGTGCCCATTCCTGATACATCACAACCTATGCAGTGAGATGGCCTGATGGCCTTCACGGTGTGGAACTAAGACCAGCCAACATCGTCAGCATCCGGGAGGTGATGCTAGCATGGGGGCAGGGGTTGGTCAACAACAGTTCGGTTAGCGATCGACGTCGGTCATGGAATGGCAGGAGCCGGTGAGATCGACATATCCCTTGGCTTCACCTCAGTTTCTTCATCAGGTGCCACGAGATCGATCGGAAGCGTTAGAGTGTTGGTGAGGACATCCACGGCGAGTTCGGCCAATCCTGATAGACCGGATGCAAAAGATTTCACGGGGAGATAAGTCACCTCAGGATCTTCGATCGCTCCCTTCGCGGTGAACATTGCAGTCGCGATCCCCTTTCGTTCTCCCGCGATTACACGACCGAAGAGCGGAATGGTCTTGAGAAATTGCGAATAGGACCCAAACGGACTCACCGCCACGGCGAGATCCAGCTGATCAGTCGGTAAGTCATAATTCCCGGCAGCCGTAATCCGTAAAATCGGGCTATCGAGGATCAGATTGTCTGTCTGAAACATGCCATGCTGAATCTCAACGGTTGCCGTAATTCGGTTGTATGGCAATCCTTCCTTTTCCAGATCAACCTTCCCTTGCAACACCGCAGGCACGTTCAGAAGGCTGATGATTTTCCATATCGCCCGCTCATTCGATTTAAGAACACGCCCATTTTCCAGCAGAACTTCGATTTTCCCATCCAATGAAGGATAGATACCATGAGGATTGCGTCCGTGCCCACGAACCACTCCGCTCAAGCGCGTCTCCCCAGACACACCATGAACCTGTGTCTTCGTCAGTCGCAAGAGATCATCAAACTCCACACCGGTTGCTCTAAACGACAGGTCGACTTCTGCTGGGGCCTTGGGAGGGAGCCGTACCACAAGTCGCCCAGCTACGTGACCATGACTAGACGCCCCTGACAAACGGTCGATATCAAGCACGCCATCCTGAATATTGATCCGAGCGGACAGCCCCGTAAACTTCATCTGTCTGTAGTGCCCCCTCGCCACAGACGCAGTCATCGTGACTTGACTGGTCTCCGCCAAGCCTTCGAGGAATTCCCTTACCGGCGATCGCTCACCCTTTGGAATCACAAGGCTCAAATCGAGTTGGTCCGATTCGATCTTGCCGGCAATCGTGGGCTTCCCTAACCAGTTTCGAACCGTGGCTTCCAGAGCAAGATCGCTGCCTTGCAGCTTGAATGAGAGCCGCTTGAGGTCAACCTCATTCCGGGCAAACCGGACGCGAGCATAGAGATCCTGGAGATGGCCGTCGACCCCACTCACAGCCATCATCCCGTTCGTCACTCCCATCCATCCCGTGACTCTCCATGCCTTCCAGTCTGTTCCTTTGCCTTTAATATCAAGCGAAAGATCGAGATTTCCTGCTTCAAGCCCGGCTTTGGCAATCCATTCCGGTAAACTCGACATCGACAGGCCTCTGGTCGTGATCGCCATATTAATCAGAAAGCGATCACCAAGATGCATGGATCCCTTCGCAGGGATGGTGAGTCTAGGCAAGACAAGCTCCACCCGATCCAATGTCACGCCGCTTCGAGGAGGCAGGATGCCATCAAACTCCACAGTGGCGCGCGCTCCAATGGGTTTCTCCAGTGAACCAAGGACCACTTTCGCCTCATCGAATACGAGTGACCCTCGAATCTGTGGTTTCACTGTCGACCCTGATAAGACCACCGTCGAGCTCAGCGTTCCTTCTAGCGTCCCCTGCCCAACAGCTGCGGATCTGAACAGCCGCTCCAACTGAGACGCATCGCCTCGTCCACTGATGATAAAATCTTGGAAGAGACTCGTCGTCCCACCCGTAATCATCCCTTGGACTTGCAGAGCAGTGTTCCCAAGGTGTCCAACCACTTGCTCAAATTGAGCGGATCCCCCCTCCAAGATGAACCGCCCCTGGATCCCGGTCAACCGCTCCGGCAACGCCCTATGACTGAGACTCACTTGCCGAGCCGTAATTTCCCCGCCGTCGAAAACGATCTTCTCGACCTGATCCAAGGGACCGACGAGACGAAAGGTTGCCTCTGCCGTTCCTTCAGGATCGTGAATACCAGCAATGATCTTTTGAACAGGCTCCATCTTGACGGTCTTGCTAAGAAATTCCACCAAGGGTGCTGCGGCCATTTCGCCTGTCACCTCCAGCGCCAGCGCTGGGCCTTTCTCTAGAAACGACACGTCGGCCTTTCCGTCGGTAAGGCGCATCGCTCCATAGGCTCCGTTCATTTTCGCGATACGCACACGTCCCGTCTCCACCATGACCACCGCCGCCAAGTCTCTGACGGGCGTTCGGTCGCGTCCAATGACAGCTTGCCCGTCCCAAACATTAAACTCCCCTGTGGTCGACACTTGCGGCCCTGTCGTCGTGGACCCGGTTAGCGTCGCATGAACCGCCTGCACCTTGCCGTCGACCTGGTGATCCGCCAAGAGAGCCGGGAGTTGCGGTGAAATCCAATCAGGAGGAATGGTGTGGACCAGCTTGCGAACCGAGACTGGAGCGCTAGCGAATGTGACGGAAAAGGTGGGTTGAGGAGTCAACAGCCCGGCCAAATTCGCGTGGCCGGTCAGAGCAATGTCGCTTAACCTCGCAGTCATCTCGGATAACACCATGTCATATCCGGCGACCCCCGGCATGACTCGAACCATACTCTTGAGGTTCAAGGCACCCTGGAGCTGATCAGAAACAGGTCTGGGTCCTAGGAAGTCCGCTGCATCACGAATCTTCAGGTCCACTGCATCGATCTGCCCGTCAAATTGATACCCCGATGGCGATGTTCCCGCGGCCTCCCCCGTCAACGACACAGGAATGTCCGCAGGTTTGACGACGCCGTTGAGCGAGACCACCGAGACCCCTTGTGTGCCTTGATGACTAACCGATGCATGCACTTCCCCAAGTTCCTGGCCGGGCCGTATCACGAGACCAAACTTCACATGCTCAAGCTTGATCGACCGGATTCCATCAGGCCGTGCTGCATCAACAACCGTGATCGTACCGTTCTCGATTTGGGCCTCTGTGATTCTGAACGTCCTAGCCATCACGTTCATCGTTCCGAGGTCGGCTTCAGTCTGGTTGTCTCCCTTATCGAAAATATTCCAGCGGTCCCCTTCATTCCGCCTGAGAGTCAACGTCGGTTCATCGATCAGCAATCGTTTGCCGACGATTTTCTTTTTCAGGAGTGGCCAGAGACGCAGAACAAGATCGACCCGTTTTGCAGTCAACACCTCCTGTTCCGATTGCGGATCATGGATTGTAATATTGAAAAGTTCCGCACGAATGCTAGGGAAGAAGACAAGTCTGACACGGTGCACGTCGATTTTTCGACCCAGACTCTCCTCGAGTTGATCAAGAACAAAGTCTTTGAGATAGTCCTGGCCGGTCAACTCTCGTGAAAAAGCAAGAAAAGAACCGACTAATACCACCAGACTGAGGACAATCAACAGACCCAGTCGAAAACGAGACACACCACCCCCCTCGGTACTACCTATAGTCCTTCATGGCATCTTACCGGATCAATCAGATGAAATCTATCAACTCACCGATCTACAAGGGCTTTCTCAACAAACGGCCTCACCCATCGCCATTGACTTTGAGTTGGCTTTGATCGGACCAGACGCTACAGCATCATCATGATCTTCGTACAGTCAAAAGATCGACTCCATTCGGGTTTCCTCAACTCTTTAAGAGTTGACAAGGACCAAACGAGAGATCTACACCTGTGTCTATGAGCCTTCATTC from Nitrospira sp. carries:
- the sthA gene encoding Si-specific NAD(P)(+) transhydrogenase, whose amino-acid sequence is MSTSVTYDIIVIGAGPAGQKAAVQGAKAGKHVALIERERGIGGSCVYRGTIPSKTLRESALHLDQLKRAGEALQFTLKPDTQIATLLSRLENVVRAHDSFMSQQLRRNGISLLHGRAHFLSEHIIEMQTVDGARQQLTADTIIIATGSRPRAPKEIPIDHEHILDSDSLLSMMYLPQSLAVLGGGVIACEYGSIFSLLGVEVTLIDRAQYPLQFMDRELVKQFVQSFERQGGRYLGGREITEVRWDNVAHVVTRLSDGTTIKSEKMLVALGRQSNVEDLNLSAAKISVSEKGLIPTNQYCQTDIAHIYAVGDMAVGPALASKAMEEGRRAVRHALNLPVGDAASTIPMGIYTIPEMASIGLDEKSARERYKDPLIGRAKFEEVARAQISGAGHGLLKMVADPEGEHLLGVQVVGDSATELVHIGQLALQSSATIESFIDNIFNFPTYAEAYRIAALDILGQVAKRRAAKAA
- a CDS encoding PilZ domain-containing protein, whose product is MEQRKDTRFPVVFRSSFSSANVVSGDGTLNDLSVRGCRVFSLVEVKPGTALQLRIHASDHEPPIHISQAVVRWCRAGSFGCEFVNLSPDEWARLHHMIRELKVHPFQRHHEDTEVA
- a CDS encoding aminopeptidase P family protein → MKRTTASHTEAATLFIAASEYDSNLYYATRFIAPDPFIYLEVKGERMMVMSDLEMDRAKTQATVDRVLSYSEIERKAKRQGIKQPLTIDVVHVVLKELKVRRLLVPANFPFIYATRLQELGYSLKPKRDPFYEQRVMKSAEEVQHIELSQRATEEAVASAHDLLRRATIREGALWSDGAVLTSERVKQLINVKLMERNCVAQHTIVAGGEQACDPHDEGSGPLPAHRSIIFDVFPRSATSRYFADMSRTVIRGTVSPELKRLYGIVKDAQEEAITKIKDGADGIKIHQGICSRFEKAGYKTGLINGRMQGYFHGTGHGVGLDIHEAPRISRTGSLLQEGHVVTVEPGLYYPGLGAVRIEDMVLVTKDGCRNLTNFPKVFELD
- a CDS encoding AsmA-like C-terminal domain-containing protein, which gives rise to MSRFRLGLLIVLSLVVLVGSFLAFSRELTGQDYLKDFVLDQLEESLGRKIDVHRVRLVFFPSIRAELFNITIHDPQSEQEVLTAKRVDLVLRLWPLLKKKIVGKRLLIDEPTLTLRRNEGDRWNIFDKGDNQTEADLGTMNVMARTFRITEAQIENGTITVVDAARPDGIRSIKLEHVKFGLVIRPGQELGEVHASVSHQGTQGVSVVSLNGVVKPADIPVSLTGEAAGTSPSGYQFDGQIDAVDLKIRDAADFLGPRPVSDQLQGALNLKSMVRVMPGVAGYDMVLSEMTARLSDIALTGHANLAGLLTPQPTFSVTFASAPVSVRKLVHTIPPDWISPQLPALLADHQVDGKVQAVHATLTGSTTTGPQVSTTGEFNVWDGQAVIGRDRTPVRDLAAVVMVETGRVRIAKMNGAYGAMRLTDGKADVSFLEKGPALALEVTGEMAAAPLVEFLSKTVKMEPVQKIIAGIHDPEGTAEATFRLVGPLDQVEKIVFDGGEITARQVSLSHRALPERLTGIQGRFILEGGSAQFEQVVGHLGNTALQVQGMITGGTTSLFQDFIISGRGDASQLERLFRSAAVGQGTLEGTLSSTVVLSGSTVKPQIRGSLVFDEAKVVLGSLEKPIGARATVEFDGILPPRSGVTLDRVELVLPRLTIPAKGSMHLGDRFLINMAITTRGLSMSSLPEWIAKAGLEAGNLDLSLDIKGKGTDWKAWRVTGWMGVTNGMMAVSGVDGHLQDLYARVRFARNEVDLKRLSFKLQGSDLALEATVRNWLGKPTIAGKIESDQLDLSLVIPKGERSPVREFLEGLAETSQVTMTASVARGHYRQMKFTGLSARINIQDGVLDIDRLSGASSHGHVAGRLVVRLPPKAPAEVDLSFRATGVEFDDLLRLTKTQVHGVSGETRLSGVVRGHGRNPHGIYPSLDGKIEVLLENGRVLKSNERAIWKIISLLNVPAVLQGKVDLEKEGLPYNRITATVEIQHGMFQTDNLILDSPILRITAAGNYDLPTDQLDLAVAVSPFGSYSQFLKTIPLFGRVIAGERKGIATAMFTAKGAIEDPEVTYLPVKSFASGLSGLAELAVDVLTNTLTLPIDLVAPDEETEVKPRDMSISPAPAIP